In Bradyrhizobium sp. 1(2017), one DNA window encodes the following:
- a CDS encoding glycosyltransferase family 87 protein, whose product MLAETLEAVRSSQSKRTIYIRFVLATLAVMVLFKTFRFGRWSPWQVRELSDFDAFCIVARQVWQGELDLVYRFESLVKLQQAFTGSASFMPWTYPPQFDLFVAPFALLPVGIAYLLFITATLTAYLLTLRTIAGKDFSHVLVVMFPALAITVGCGQNGLLTGTLIGIVSLNVERRQVIAGLALGAMVIKPHLAIAAGAYMLSTRRWVVLATATTVVLASSLVCTLVFGWQIWPAWLGAIRESTIFLDRGFYPLFRMVSTYAALGQAGVPPSIAFCAQAAAASLALSAVVLAVWLGATRRTSSAFAPGVAAMVSVMISPYAYDYDLPIIGIGLALMLPDLERLASVRERSFAYGLILLAGAYGMLQSARLAAQFGNEADLTGVDVPSVGGFAMMALLALLLRLQWRATQPALIAPRAAG is encoded by the coding sequence ATGCTTGCCGAAACGTTGGAAGCGGTTCGATCCTCGCAGTCGAAACGGACGATCTATATTCGCTTCGTGCTCGCGACGCTCGCGGTGATGGTGCTGTTCAAGACGTTCAGGTTCGGCCGATGGAGCCCCTGGCAAGTCCGAGAACTGTCTGATTTCGACGCCTTCTGCATCGTAGCGCGGCAGGTCTGGCAGGGTGAGCTGGATTTGGTCTACCGCTTCGAGTCGCTGGTCAAGCTTCAGCAAGCCTTCACAGGTTCGGCCAGCTTCATGCCCTGGACCTATCCGCCGCAGTTTGACCTGTTTGTGGCGCCATTTGCACTCCTGCCGGTGGGCATCGCTTATCTGCTTTTCATCACGGCGACACTGACTGCCTATCTCCTAACGCTTCGTACCATCGCAGGCAAAGATTTCTCGCACGTTTTGGTCGTGATGTTTCCTGCGCTTGCGATCACCGTCGGCTGTGGACAGAACGGCTTGCTCACGGGCACCCTGATCGGCATCGTCTCTCTCAATGTTGAGCGGCGCCAGGTCATCGCCGGCCTCGCTCTGGGGGCGATGGTGATCAAGCCGCATCTGGCTATCGCGGCAGGCGCCTACATGCTGTCGACGCGCCGATGGGTGGTTCTCGCGACCGCGACGACCGTCGTGCTCGCAAGCTCGCTCGTCTGCACTCTGGTGTTCGGATGGCAGATCTGGCCGGCATGGCTCGGCGCTATCAGGGAATCGACGATCTTCCTGGACCGCGGCTTCTACCCGCTGTTCCGCATGGTCTCGACCTATGCCGCGCTCGGCCAAGCCGGCGTTCCTCCGAGCATTGCCTTCTGCGCGCAGGCGGCCGCCGCGAGCCTCGCCCTGTCTGCAGTCGTGCTTGCTGTCTGGCTCGGCGCAACGCGCAGAACGTCGTCAGCCTTCGCGCCCGGTGTCGCCGCCATGGTCTCGGTGATGATCAGTCCCTACGCTTATGACTACGACCTGCCGATCATCGGGATTGGCCTCGCCTTGATGCTTCCCGACCTCGAGCGGCTGGCAAGCGTGCGCGAGCGCAGCTTCGCCTACGGGCTGATTCTGCTTGCGGGCGCCTATGGCATGCTACAATCGGCGAGGCTTGCGGCGCAGTTTGGCAACGAAGCGGACCTGACCGGGGTAGACGTACCCTCCGTCGGAGGTTTCGCGATGATGGCCCTGCTGGCTCTTCTGCTCCGGCTGCAGTGGCGGGCAACACAGCCGGCGCTTATCGCGCCGCGGGCGGCAGGATAG
- a CDS encoding NAD-dependent epimerase/dehydratase family protein, producing the protein MMPDRVLVTGANGFIGRHVTLALGREGLSVRRAVLRSDCIDNEVVVGPIGPNTDWSAALEGIDCVVHLAARVHHKHEEYAVQLYRDVNVAGTLHLADCAARAGVHHFIFVSSVLVHGRTSDGRAPFSEDDLLTPTGLYGKSKATAEAGLSMLARESTMNISVIRPPLVYGAGAKGNFALLKQAVNLGLPLPFGAIRNRRAFLAVQNLSSFIVCRLTHLHLESSFEIFLVADQEQVSTPVFIERLAMAAGKKPRLFNVSPELLSAFFRVVGQQRLHDSLIGSLQLDISRAIATGWRPQVGLDEGLRLALSPDQQQNN; encoded by the coding sequence ATGATGCCCGATCGAGTACTCGTGACCGGAGCGAATGGTTTCATCGGGCGTCATGTGACACTCGCACTAGGGCGTGAAGGATTGTCGGTCCGTCGCGCTGTCCTTCGCTCCGACTGCATAGACAATGAAGTGGTGGTCGGACCCATCGGGCCCAATACGGATTGGTCAGCTGCACTTGAGGGCATCGATTGCGTTGTGCATCTCGCCGCCCGCGTGCATCATAAACATGAGGAGTATGCAGTTCAACTTTACCGCGATGTCAACGTTGCCGGCACACTCCACCTGGCGGATTGCGCCGCAAGGGCAGGAGTGCACCACTTCATCTTCGTAAGCTCAGTTCTTGTGCATGGCCGCACGAGTGATGGCCGGGCGCCTTTCAGCGAGGATGATCTTCTCACACCAACAGGTCTCTACGGCAAGTCGAAGGCGACGGCTGAGGCTGGGCTGAGCATGCTGGCGCGCGAAAGCACCATGAATATCTCGGTGATTAGGCCACCGCTCGTTTATGGTGCTGGCGCGAAGGGCAACTTTGCACTTTTGAAGCAAGCGGTCAATTTGGGGCTGCCATTGCCCTTTGGAGCTATCCGCAATCGTCGCGCCTTCCTCGCTGTGCAAAATCTCTCGTCGTTCATCGTGTGCCGGCTCACCCATTTGCATCTAGAGAGCAGCTTCGAAATCTTTCTCGTGGCCGACCAGGAGCAGGTCTCGACCCCCGTATTCATTGAGCGCCTAGCAATGGCGGCCGGCAAGAAACCGCGATTGTTCAACGTATCGCCGGAACTCCTGAGTGCGTTCTTTCGAGTGGTCGGCCAGCAACGTTTGCACGACAGCCTGATCGGCTCGCTTCAACTTGACATATCGAGGGCAATCGCCACGGGATGGCGACCGCAAGTAGGGCTGGACGAAGGACTGCGGCTCGCATTGTCACCTGATCAGCAGCAAAATAACTGA
- a CDS encoding carbamoyltransferase family protein, which yields MYVIGISSGIKHGHHDGAAVLLRDGELIAAAEEERFTLAKHARGELPRGAIGFCLKQAGITMRDVDWICSPLKTYTNYAQRLTEYFKYQFGHSPKIELYDHHLCHAASSFYGSGFSEATVACFDFSGDSSSGLVAHARGNDFRVLTRFGRHNSLGLYYGMLTQYLGYQMTNDEYKVMGLSSYGSPEYLDKFAKLLRPNGINYELDPELDKRRRDADIFTSDFSTRQERIFTEKMEEILGPRRLRGAPLDRRMTNVAASGQKQLEIVATEVIRSAIAETGCGNVCIAGGVGLNCKMNMEIAAEPSVKRLYVPPVPHDAGVALGAAMMKCAEAGHAISPLSHAYWGPEYSNDVIRETLGKIGARFELLEDPVSSCVTDLAEQKTVGWFQGRMEYGPRALGNRSILADPRHASMKDRINLTIKYREEFRPFCPSVLYERQAEYFEETFDAPFMVVTFPVNEKVADKIPAVVHVDKTARIQSVHVDTNPLYGRLLGEFAKSTSLPMLINTSLNINEQPTVNAPLEALHTYFCSGLDVLYLGPYRLSKS from the coding sequence ATGTATGTGATCGGGATCAGCTCCGGCATCAAGCACGGCCATCACGACGGCGCCGCCGTCCTGCTCCGCGACGGCGAGTTGATCGCCGCGGCCGAGGAGGAACGCTTCACGCTGGCCAAGCACGCGCGGGGCGAGCTGCCGCGTGGCGCGATCGGATTCTGCCTCAAGCAGGCCGGTATCACCATGCGCGACGTCGACTGGATCTGCTCGCCGCTGAAGACTTACACTAACTACGCGCAGCGGCTGACCGAATATTTCAAGTACCAGTTCGGCCATAGCCCGAAGATCGAGCTTTATGACCACCACCTCTGTCACGCGGCGAGCTCGTTCTACGGCTCCGGGTTTTCGGAGGCGACAGTAGCATGCTTCGACTTCTCTGGCGATTCCAGCTCCGGACTTGTCGCGCATGCGCGCGGCAACGATTTTCGCGTGCTGACGCGGTTCGGCCGGCACAACAGCCTGGGCCTCTATTACGGGATGCTGACGCAGTATCTCGGCTACCAGATGACCAATGACGAATATAAGGTCATGGGTTTGTCCTCCTATGGCAGCCCTGAATATCTCGACAAGTTCGCCAAGCTGCTGCGCCCGAACGGCATCAATTACGAGCTCGATCCCGAACTCGACAAGCGCCGGCGCGATGCGGACATTTTCACCAGCGATTTCTCGACGCGGCAGGAGCGCATCTTCACCGAGAAGATGGAGGAAATCCTCGGGCCGCGGCGGCTGCGGGGCGCGCCGCTCGACCGGCGCATGACCAACGTCGCAGCCAGCGGCCAGAAGCAGCTCGAGATCGTCGCTACGGAGGTGATCAGGTCAGCGATCGCCGAGACTGGCTGCGGTAATGTCTGCATCGCCGGCGGCGTCGGGCTGAACTGCAAGATGAACATGGAGATCGCAGCGGAGCCGTCCGTAAAGCGTCTCTACGTTCCGCCGGTGCCCCACGATGCCGGCGTAGCATTGGGCGCCGCGATGATGAAGTGTGCTGAGGCCGGCCACGCGATCTCACCGCTATCTCACGCGTATTGGGGACCTGAATATTCCAACGACGTTATTCGCGAGACCCTCGGCAAGATCGGTGCGCGTTTCGAGCTGTTGGAGGATCCTGTCTCGAGCTGCGTGACGGATCTCGCTGAACAGAAGACGGTCGGCTGGTTCCAGGGGCGGATGGAGTACGGACCGCGCGCGCTCGGAAATCGCTCGATCCTCGCTGATCCGCGCCATGCCAGCATGAAGGATCGCATCAATCTCACAATCAAGTATCGTGAGGAGTTCCGTCCGTTTTGCCCGTCGGTACTGTACGAACGGCAAGCCGAATATTTCGAGGAGACGTTCGATGCGCCCTTCATGGTCGTGACCTTTCCGGTCAACGAGAAGGTCGCCGACAAGATACCCGCGGTCGTTCACGTCGACAAAACCGCACGCATCCAGAGCGTCCACGTCGATACCAATCCGCTTTACGGCCGCCTGCTCGGCGAGTTCGCAAAATCAACGTCGCTACCCATGCTGATCAACACGAGCCTCAACATCAACGAGCAGCCAACGGTGAATGCACCGCTGGAAGCTCTGCATACCTATTTTTGCTCCGGTCTGGACGTGCTGTATCTCGGGCCTTATCGGCTGTCGAAATCATAA
- a CDS encoding glycosyltransferase family A protein codes for MAGSNKTIQVYIPVYNDIRFLPDAVASVLMQQDVDVEVIVSDNASTDGTSEWLANVASTEPRLLVHRNRENQGMMNNINRLGELVTADYYMFLCSDDRLGAPDALSSALKVMMDEPDVVSVYCDMLYIDALGRTLATRRFDRDGRFDAAATLKASIISGRNLFGIPLLHRRSAGAAITYPGHFSYLADVYHSAKSAEHGSLFHLPRQLIHNRYSGGNATGKLYHLSLLQFNALADEFGIKLSWAERTLQRLQTHKTVLSKAAFMRYAGWRSRQR; via the coding sequence ATGGCTGGATCAAATAAGACAATTCAGGTCTATATTCCCGTCTATAACGATATTCGGTTCCTGCCTGACGCCGTGGCGTCCGTGTTGATGCAGCAGGATGTCGACGTCGAGGTGATTGTCAGCGACAACGCAAGCACCGATGGAACCTCGGAATGGCTGGCAAACGTAGCCTCGACCGAGCCTCGCCTCCTGGTTCATCGCAATCGCGAGAACCAGGGGATGATGAATAACATCAATCGTCTCGGCGAGTTGGTTACTGCCGATTATTATATGTTTCTTTGCAGTGACGATCGTCTCGGCGCGCCCGATGCGCTGAGCAGCGCGTTGAAGGTGATGATGGATGAGCCTGACGTCGTGTCGGTGTATTGCGACATGCTTTACATCGATGCACTGGGCAGGACGCTTGCAACACGGCGCTTCGACCGCGACGGCCGCTTCGATGCCGCCGCCACGCTGAAGGCCTCGATTATATCGGGCAGGAATCTCTTCGGTATTCCGCTGCTACACCGCCGGTCAGCGGGAGCCGCCATCACTTATCCTGGCCATTTCAGCTACCTTGCGGACGTGTATCATTCGGCCAAGAGCGCCGAGCACGGTTCATTGTTTCATCTGCCGCGGCAGCTCATTCACAATCGATATTCAGGGGGCAATGCGACCGGCAAGCTCTATCATTTGAGCTTGCTACAGTTCAATGCATTGGCCGACGAGTTCGGTATCAAGCTGTCATGGGCTGAACGAACGCTGCAACGGTTGCAAACTCACAAGACGGTGCTCAGTAAGGCCGCGTTTATGCGCTATGCCGGCTGGCGTTCGCGGCAAAGATGA
- a CDS encoding class I SAM-dependent methyltransferase: MLAKTRWSFANNRLSIDLPPHILRSSHCRSCGAELRQEIIDFGAMPISNALLRPQDVASGEKFYPLRVMACDACQLVQLAEDLPADTHFHGNYAYFSSFSDSWLTHCEAFTDQAIRRFSLQEGDVVAEVASNDGYLLNFFKNRGMQVVGVEPSANVANAARQKGIPTETAFFGLQTAERLAAGGLKPKLMVANNVFAHVPDLNDFTAGFARLLQDGSVLTVEVHYFLSLIKNSQFDSFYHEHYSYYTVRAAVELFKRHGLRVYDVEFLPTHGGSIRLYVCREAASFAPSQCLSETLLREQAVFSEAISNAAAFRDRIDRIGEDLRRFLIDARRSGRKVAGFGAPAKATTLLNHARITKHLLPFTVDSNPSKQDLLIPGVHVPVFAPSILDSERPDFVLVLPWNLREELLQLFAARREQGTKIVFAVPELEIV; the protein is encoded by the coding sequence ATGCTGGCAAAGACCCGTTGGAGCTTTGCCAACAACAGATTGAGCATCGACTTGCCCCCGCACATACTTCGATCTAGCCATTGCCGCTCCTGTGGAGCGGAACTGCGCCAGGAGATCATCGATTTTGGCGCGATGCCGATTTCCAATGCGCTGCTGCGTCCGCAGGACGTCGCTTCGGGTGAAAAATTCTACCCACTGCGAGTCATGGCGTGCGACGCGTGCCAATTGGTCCAGCTCGCGGAAGACCTTCCGGCCGATACGCACTTTCACGGCAACTACGCCTATTTCTCGTCCTTCTCGGATTCATGGCTGACCCATTGCGAGGCGTTTACCGACCAAGCCATTCGACGCTTTTCCCTGCAGGAGGGAGATGTCGTCGCGGAAGTTGCCTCCAATGACGGCTATCTACTGAATTTCTTCAAGAACCGGGGGATGCAGGTTGTTGGCGTCGAGCCATCGGCAAACGTCGCGAACGCAGCACGCCAGAAGGGCATCCCGACCGAGACCGCATTTTTTGGATTACAAACCGCTGAGCGGCTCGCGGCCGGTGGGCTGAAGCCCAAATTGATGGTGGCAAACAACGTGTTCGCGCATGTTCCTGACTTGAACGACTTCACTGCGGGCTTCGCGCGGCTCTTGCAGGACGGGAGTGTGCTGACAGTCGAAGTGCATTACTTTCTTTCGCTGATCAAGAATTCGCAGTTCGATTCATTTTACCACGAACACTACAGCTACTATACGGTCCGTGCCGCGGTTGAGCTTTTCAAGCGGCATGGTCTTCGCGTCTACGATGTCGAATTTCTGCCGACGCATGGAGGTTCGATACGCTTGTACGTCTGCCGCGAGGCGGCGTCCTTTGCGCCGTCTCAGTGCCTGTCCGAGACGTTGTTGCGCGAGCAGGCGGTTTTCTCTGAGGCAATTTCGAATGCCGCCGCTTTTCGGGATCGTATCGATCGCATCGGTGAGGATTTGCGCCGCTTCCTTATCGACGCGCGTCGCTCAGGCCGCAAGGTTGCCGGCTTCGGCGCTCCCGCAAAGGCGACCACGCTGCTGAATCACGCGCGCATTACTAAACATCTGCTGCCGTTCACCGTTGACAGCAATCCCAGCAAGCAGGACTTGCTCATCCCGGGTGTCCATGTGCCGGTTTTTGCGCCGAGCATTCTCGACAGTGAGCGCCCAGATTTCGTGCTGGTGTTGCCGTGGAATCTTCGAGAGGAATTGTTGCAACTCTTTGCGGCACGTCGTGAGCAGGGCACGAAAATCGTGTTCGCCGTGCCCGAGCTCGAGATCGTTTAG
- the rfbG gene encoding CDP-glucose 4,6-dehydratase: protein MEIMIEASAILDRHFWNGKKILLTGHTGFKGAWMTMLLRSLGARVAGVSLEAEQPSLFEQAGLAKHIEAHYVGDLRDAKQIQAIVDAEGPEIVIHLAAQSLVRFAYQFPAVTFDTNVMGTVNLFEALRGQKSLQAILTTTTDKVYYNQELGRHFVESDRLGGHDPYSASKAATEAVIASYRASYQRPGGVVSLVARAGNIVGGGDWSKDRLIPDAVRAAFDQTPLSVRSPSSTRPWQFVLDALIGYLMLIEHGMRQNQIVADPNDSAYNFGPLPDQPSAAVSEVCDWIAEIWPERFSWHVVAGDSAMKESKLLQLDSRKAVSVLGWQPRMSSREAVAESISWYKAFHAGKDPLELCQQQIEHRLAPAHTSI, encoded by the coding sequence GTGGAAATCATGATCGAAGCCAGCGCGATTCTGGATCGCCATTTCTGGAACGGCAAAAAGATACTGCTGACGGGGCACACCGGCTTCAAGGGCGCGTGGATGACGATGTTGCTCCGTAGCCTCGGAGCGCGCGTTGCAGGGGTGTCACTTGAGGCCGAACAACCGAGTCTGTTTGAGCAGGCTGGGCTCGCAAAGCACATCGAAGCCCATTATGTGGGAGATTTGCGCGACGCGAAGCAGATCCAGGCCATCGTCGATGCAGAAGGCCCGGAAATCGTCATCCATCTTGCCGCCCAGTCGCTGGTCCGTTTCGCATATCAATTCCCTGCCGTCACCTTCGATACGAATGTGATGGGCACGGTCAATCTGTTCGAAGCATTACGTGGACAGAAATCGTTGCAGGCGATTCTGACGACCACGACTGACAAGGTTTATTACAATCAAGAGCTGGGGCGGCACTTCGTCGAAAGCGACCGCTTGGGTGGCCACGATCCCTATAGCGCGAGCAAGGCTGCCACTGAGGCGGTCATCGCCTCCTATCGCGCCTCCTATCAGCGGCCTGGTGGCGTGGTCTCACTCGTGGCGCGGGCCGGCAACATCGTCGGCGGTGGCGACTGGTCCAAGGACCGCCTGATCCCGGACGCAGTTCGCGCCGCGTTTGACCAAACTCCATTGAGCGTTCGAAGCCCGTCATCGACCCGGCCTTGGCAGTTTGTGCTCGATGCTCTGATCGGTTACCTGATGCTGATCGAACATGGCATGCGACAAAATCAGATCGTCGCCGATCCCAACGACTCCGCCTACAATTTCGGCCCGCTGCCCGATCAACCCAGCGCAGCGGTCTCGGAGGTTTGCGACTGGATTGCCGAAATCTGGCCCGAGCGCTTCAGCTGGCACGTCGTTGCCGGCGATAGTGCTATGAAGGAAAGCAAGCTCCTGCAACTTGACTCCCGCAAGGCCGTCAGCGTCTTGGGATGGCAACCTCGCATGTCCTCCCGAGAGGCTGTCGCTGAAAGCATATCCTGGTATAAAGCCTTCCATGCTGGCAAAGACCCGTTGGAGCTTTGCCAACAACAGATTGAGCATCGACTTGCCCCCGCACATACTTCGATCTAG